In Puntigrus tetrazona isolate hp1 chromosome 7, ASM1883169v1, whole genome shotgun sequence, the following are encoded in one genomic region:
- the LOC122349020 gene encoding fucolectin-1-like: protein MNLRVFYKSLMFLLGFFSVQTKAEREVNVATWGTANQSTLAYNWSASNALDGLSSTCTHTQTQTDPWWMLDLMKTYSVNRVTITNRLSCCGDRINGAEIRIGNNSTALLSNPVCAVVSSIPAGVTYSYLCRGMNGRYVTVNIPGNVKILTLCEVGVYVISDNLATGKTAVQSSTYGLWYAKQAIDFNPGFRNPWPACSSTNIQTNPWWRLDLGSVYRVNRVVVTNRLDCCPERINRAEIRIGNSLENNGNNNPRCAVIPSIPAGASSTFTCNDMEGRYVNLFIPVNSQYLTLCEVEVYGEDDTCEEGTEF, encoded by the exons ATGAATTTGAGGGTTTTCTACAAGAGCCTGATGTTTTTACTGG GGTTTTTCTCAGTCCAAACAAAGGCAGAAAGAGAAG TGAACGTAGCAACATGGGGCACAGCCAATCAGTCGACATTAGCTTACAACTGGAGTGCCTCAAACGCTCTGGATGGGTTGAGCTCCACCTGCACTCATACACAGACGCAGACTGACCCGTGGTGGATGCTGGACCTGATGAAGACCTACAGCGTGAACAGAGTGACCATCACTAACAGACTGAGCTGCTGTGGAGACAGGATAAATGGGGCAGAGATCAGGATTGGAAACAATTCTACAGCTCTTTTGAGCAACCCGGT ATGTGCTGTAGTTTCTTCTATTCCAGCTGGAGTTACCTACAGCTACTTGTGTCGTGGGATGAATGGACGCTATGTTACTGTGAATATTCCTGGCAATGTAAAGATTCTTACTCTCTGTGAAGTGGGAGTCTATGTGATCTCAG ATAATTTAGCAACAGGAAAAACAGCGGTGCAGTCATCAACGTATGGCCTCTGGTACGCTAAACAAGCCATTGACTTCAATCCTGGTTTCAGAAATCCATGGCCAGCATGTTCCTCAACCAATATTCAGACTAACCCATGGTGGAGGCTTGATCTGGGCTCTGTGTACAGAGTTAATAGAGTCGTCGTCACAAACAGACTAGACTGCTGTCCAGAACGAATAAACAGAGCTGAGATACGTATTGGAAACTCTTTGGAGAACAACGGCAACAATAATCCCAG ATGTGCTGTGATTCCTAGTATTCCAGCTGGCGCTTCCTCCACCTTCACATGTAACGATATGGAGGGTCGATACGTCAATCTGTTCATTCCTGTAAATTCACAGTATCTTACTCTTTGTGAGGTGGAGGTCTATGGAGAAG ACGACACTTGTGAAGAAGGAACTGAATTCTGA